A window of Lysobacterales bacterium genomic DNA:
GTCGCTACGGGGTGCTTGCGGCCCTTGTCGTGCAGGGCGTGCCGCTGTACTCCAGTCCCGCGCCTGCGCCCGTACTGACCGAAGGCAACGGCACCAGCGTGTCACTGTCGCTCGTCCGCGGCGGCGCGCAGGCGGATACCCAGATCGCTCCCACGGAGAAGATGAAGCAGGATTTCGGCGCGCTGGAGCGTTCGATCGGCGCCTTGAGGCGCGTCACCGGTGAGCGCATCACCGATGACGTCACGGTGGGTTGGGACGCCTTCCTGTCCGACGCGGGCGTGCGCTTCGCGCGTGAGCAGGTGGACTTCGGCGACGCTGGCACCGCTTCCCTCAAGTACGCGTTCAAGGACGGGCGGCCGTGGGTCGTCGTGCGCGAGCAGCGCGATCGCACCACCTGGCTGGGTTGGAACGAAGCGGGTGAGCTGATGCTCAACGAAGGCCCGGACGGTCCGATCGACGCTGCCGAGGCCGAACGCCTGCGTGCCGGTGCCGCCGAGGTCGCGGCACTCGCGAAGCCCTGAGCACGACGGCTTCTCTGCTCTCACGGTTCGACGAAACCCCGTGCCCGGCGCGGGGTTTCGCGTTTGTCTGCAGGCGCTTTCACGTCCGGTTTGCGCTGCGTCCACGCGCATCCATCCAAGCTTCCGGTCGGGGGCAATGGCCTGCATCGTATTGCCGGTTCTAGGCGCGGGGCCTATCATCTGCGACGTTTTGTCGCACCCTGTGCTCCGTTCGCACGAGGGTCAAGACCTTCAATGATCGAGTTCAGCTCTTGCAGCAGCGATGACGAGGGTCTTTGGGAGCGGTGGGTGCTCAAGCCCAATCGCTCGCTTGGCCGCAGGCAGGCGAGGCTGTTCTTCGCCGCTGTGGTGAGTATGTCAACGCTGGTGAGCGGCTACAGCTGGTTTCAGGGGAACGTCTTTGCTCCCATCTTTGCCGTCGCGGAGGTTTCGCTTCTGGCGCTGGTGTTCTGGGTCGTTTGGCGGCGCGCAGAGCGTGCCGAGGTGATTTCGATCAACTCAGATCGCGTACGCGTCAATCGTGTGCCGGAGCTCGTGGAGGCGCTCAGCGAACCGCCTCAGTGGGTGCGACTTGAAGCCGAGGATGGTCAGCTGTTTCTTGCGAGCCGAGGACGGCGCGTGGATGTGGGGCGCTTCCTCGGCGAAATCGAGCGGGAGCAACTCGCGAAGGATCTGGAGCACGGCCTCAACAAGGCGCGTGCAGAAGCGGTTTACAGGTTTACTGAAGACTCAAGGTGATGCTGATGAAGCGTGTCCACTGGAGCCAACTGGGAACGGGTTTGATGGCCCTGCTGTTCTCGGCCATGGCCTTCGCCAATCCCGAGCGCTGGCAGCTCAACATGACGACTGGCGTCACCGATACCGCCGGTGAGGTCTACAAGCTGCACATGATCACGCTGTGGATCTGCGTGGCGATCGGCATCGTGGTGTTCGGTGCCATGGCGATCGCCATGTTCAAGTTCCGCAAGTCCAAGGGCGCCAAGGCCGCAGGCTGGAGCCACAACACCACCGCCGAAATCATCTGGACGGTCGTGCCCGTGCTGATTCTTGTGGCCGTGGCGTGGCCCGCCACCAAGACCATGTTCCGTATGGAAGACACCACCGGCTCCGAGATGACGGTGAAGATCACGGGCTACCAGTGGATGTGGCGCTACGAGATCGTCAACTACAAGGGCCAGCCCGGCAACGTCAACTTCGTGAGCCGTATCGACCGCGGCAGCGACAGTGTGCGTCAGCTCGGCTCTGGCAAGACCCCGCAGACGGTCACCGACGCTGAGGGCAACAACATCTATCTGCTGGATGTCGACAAGCCGCTGGTGCTGCCGACCGACACCAAGATCCGCTTCGTCATCACCGCGGATGACGTCATCCACAGCTGGTGGGTGCCGGTGTTTGGCTGGAAGCAGGACGCCATCCCCGGCGTCATCAACGAGAACTGGACCCGCATCAACGAACCGGGCATCTATCGGGGCCAATGCGCCGAACTCTGCGGCAAAGACCATGGCTTCATGCCGATCGTGGTCAAGGCGGTGACGCCGGCCGAGTTCGAGAGCTGGCTGGCGGCCGAACAGGCCAACGGCGACGCGGCCCGCGTGGCCCAGGCCAATGCTTCGACGGCGGGCGCCGTCGCGCAGAACTGAGTGGGAGGCAGGACACATCATGGCGACTTCAAGCGCAGCACATCACGACGAGCACCACGACCATAAGCCGACGGGCTTCATGGATCGCTGGGTCCTGACGACCAACCACAAGGACATCGGTACCCTGTACCTGGTGTTCTCACTGGTGATGTTCCTGATCGGTGGTGCGATGGCCCTGGTCATCCGCGCCGAGCTGTTCCAGCCGGGTCTGCAGCTGGTGCATCCGGAATTCTTCAACCAGATGACCACCATGCATGCGCTGGTGATGATTTTCGGCGCGGTCATGCCGGCTTTCGTCGGCCTGGCGAACTGGATGGTGCCGCTGATGATCGGCGCGCCCGACATGGCGCTGCCGCGCATGAACAACCTGTCCTTCTGGATCATGCCGTTCGCGTTCACGCTGCTGCTGATCCCGCTGTTCCTGCCCGGCGGTGGCCCGGCCGGTGGCTGGACGCTGTACCCGCCGCTCTCGCTGCAGGGCGGCACCAACGTCGCATTCACCATTTTCGCCATCCACCTGATGGGCATCAGTTCGATCATGGGTGCGATCAACATCATCGCGACCATCCTCAACATGCGCGCCCCCGGCATGGACCTGCTGAAGATGCCGGTGTTCGTGTGGACCTGGCTGATCACTGCATTCCTGCTGATCGCTGTGATGCCGGTGCTGGCCGGTGCGGTCACGATGCTGCTGACCGACAAGTTCTTCGGCACCGCCTTCTTCAATGCCGCGGGCGGCGGCGATCCGGTGATGTACCAGCACATCTTCTGGTTCTTCGGTCACCCGGAGGTCTACATCATGATCCTCCCGGCCTTCGGCATCGTTTCCGAGATCATCCCGACCTTTGCCCGCAAGCCGCTGTTCGGCTACCAGGCGATGGTCTACGCGACGGCCTCGATCGCCTTCCTGAGCTTCATCGTGTGGGCCCACCACATGTTCACAGTCGGCATGCCCCTCGGCGGCCAGCTGTTCTTCATGTACGCCACGATGCTGATCGCCGTGCCGACCGGCGTTAAGGTCTTCAACTGGGTCTCGACGATGTGGAAGGGCTCAATGACCTTCGAGACGCCGATGCTGTTCGCGATCGGCTTCGTCATCATGTTCACCATCGGCGGCTTCTCTGGCCTGATGCTGGCGATCGTCCCTGCCGACTTCCAGTACCACGACACCTACTTCGTGGTCGCGCACTTCCACTATGTGCTGGTCACCGGGGCGGTCTATTCGATCATGGCTGCGGCGTACTACTGGCTGCCGAAGTGGACCGGCCACATGTACAACGAGACGCTGGGCAAGTGGCATTTCTGGCTGTCGACCATTTTCGTCAATGTGCTGTTCTTCCCGCAGCACTTCCTGGGACTCGCCGGTATGCCGCGTCGAATCCCGGATTACAACGTCGCCTTCGCCGATTTCAACATGATCAGCTCGATTGGCGGCTTCGGCTTCGGCCTGTCGCAGCTGCTGTTCGTCTATATCGTGTGGAGCTGCGCGCGCGGCGGTGCCAAGGCCACCGCCGAAGTGTGGGAAGGCGCGAGGGGTTTGGAGTGGACGGTGCCCAGCCCGGCCCCGCACCACACCTTCACCACCCCGCCGGTCATCGACGACAGCAAGCTGGCGCACGGTAACGTCGCCCACTAAGCGGTCCCCGCGCAGCGCGGCGGCTCGGCCGCCGCGCTGCGCGCATCGCATCAGGTTCTGAATGAAGCGTCCCGTCGCCCCTGCCGAAGCCTCACCCCATCAGCGCCGCGCCGCGCGCCGAACGGCGTTCTTCGTGGCGGTGGTGGCAGCGCTGATCTACATCGCCTTTGTCCTCTCGGGAGTGATTGGCCGATGAGCACCGAAGCCCCAGCCCGCTCGGAAACCCGCAAGGTCCTTGGTCGCGCCGTCCTGGCCTGTGCCTGCACCTTCCTGTTTGCGTTCTCGCTGGTGCCGCTGTATCGCATCGCCTGCGAGAAGATCTTCGGTATCACCCTGGAGCGCACGCCGACCGGCGAGACGGTCGTCGCCAGCTACGAGGTGGACACCAGTCGGACCATCACGGTCGAGTTCGATGCTGGCGTCAATTCGCGCCTCAACTGGGCCTTCCGCTCGGACCAGTTCCAGATGCAGGTGCATCCCGGGCAGATGTACGAGGCGATGTTCCACGCCCGCAACATCGACAGCAGGCCCATCGTTGGCCAGGCGGTGCCCAGCGTGGCGCCCTCGCGGGCGTCGATCTTCTTCAACAAGACCGAGTGTTTCTGCTTCACCGAGCAGCTGCTGCACCCCGGCGAGGAGCGTCCGATGCCGGTGCGTTTCGTGATCGACCCCGCGCTGCCGCGCGAAATCACCACGCTCACGCTGTCCTATACCTTCTTCAACAACGAGCACGCCACCGCGCGCGTCGCCGCAGCCGGCATGCACTGAGCCTGGCGCGCGAACGCGTTGCGCCCGTCTTGTTAGACTTTCAACTTTCGTTCACCGGGGAAGCTCCATGGCACACACCCACGACGACGCCAACGTCTATTACGTCCCACACAGCAGCCCCTGGCCCATCGTTGGTGCAGTCGGTCTCTTCATCACCATGCTTGGCGTCGCCAGCTGGATCGACGGCGCCGCCTGGGGAATGTGGGTCTTCTACGCCGGTCTCGCCATCACGCTGTTCATGCTGAGCGGCTGGTTTGCCGACCAGATCAACGAGTCGGTGGGCGGCAAGTACAACTCGCAGGTCGATCGCAGCTTCCGCATGGGCATGCTGTGGTTCATCTTTTCCGAAGTGATGTTCTTTGCGGCCTTCTTCGGCGCTCTGTTCTATGCCCGCATCTTCTCGGTGCCGTGGCTGGGCGGCGAGGGTGCGGGCGTGGCGACGCATGAGTTCCTGTGGAGCGGTTTCGACGCCGCCTGGCCTACCAATGGCCCGGCCGATCTCAATGGCAGCTTCCAGACCATTCCGGCCTGGGGCATCCCGCTGTTGAACACCCTGTTGCTGCTGGCGTCCGGCGTGACGCTGACCATCGCCCACCACGCGCTCAAGGCTGGCGAGCGCGGCAAGATCCTGTTCTGGCTGGGTGCCACCGTGGTTCTCGGTGCGATCTTCATGTACTTCCAGGTCTACGAGTACATGCACGCCTATGGCGATCTGAACCTCAAGCTGAGCTCGGGCATCTACGGTTCGACCTTCTTCATGCTCACCGGCTTCCACGGCATGCACGTCACCCTGGGCGCGATCATGCTGGCGGTCATGTGGTTCCGCGTCGCCAAGGGCCATTTCACCAAGGACAACCACTTCGCTTTCGAAGCGGTTGCGTGGTACTGGCACTTCGTCGACGTGGTTTGGCTGATCCTCTTCATGTTCGTCTACGTGCTCTGAGCGCGCCGACGTCCGAATACACGCGAGGCCGGCATGCGCCGGCCTCGCTGTTTTCTGGCCTGATGGAAGAGGCTGACCAAGCCGGGTCAAAGGTTCGGATCCGGTCCTCGCATGCTGCGTCCGAAGCCCCGGATTCGATCAGCCGCCGATGCCGTGCGGCTGGATCACGCCGGTGGCGATACCGATTAGCACCAGCACAATCAGTCCAACCGAAAGACCGATGCGTCGCGTCAGCGCATTCACCGTGCGGTGCGTGGCGCCCTTGTCCGCGATCATGTAGTAGAGGCCCGCGCCGAGGTTGTAGAGGATGAGCGCGAGGAAGGCGACGATCAGCAGCTTCTCCATGTCTGGCACCTGTGCAATGACTGCTTCAAGTATCGCACTGCCCCGCGGGTGCCCGACGTGAGCGCCCCTGCACGCCCGCTGCGTCACTACCTGCTGGCCGCTTTCGGTCTCGGCATGGTCCTGGTGTTCGCTGGCCTCGCGAACTGGCAATGGTCGCGTTCGATCGAGAAGCAGGCACTTTTGGACCGCGTCGAGGCGGCCAGGTCAGCGCCCGCTCGCGCGCTTGCAGATGCGCTGTCCGATCCCGCAGCGCGCGATCTGCCCGTGCGCGTCGAAGCGAAGCTTGCGCTGCGCACCGAACCGCGTCTGTTGCTGGACAACCAGCAGCGCGAGGGCCGGGTGGGCCTGCGCGAGTACGCGCTGGCGCGCGTGCCGGGTGAGGGCGAGCGCTGGCTGCTGGTCGATCTCGGCTGGCTTGTGATGGCCGCGGACCGCCGCCTACCTCAGCTCGAAGCGCTGCCGGACAGCATCGAGGCACGCGGCTTGCTCACCGGTCTGCCCGGGCAGGGTATTCGACTGGCTCAGAATCCGCCTCCAGCCGAGTCTCCGAGCCTGATCAACTACCTCGACGCGCAAGAGCTGTCCAGCCAGTTGAACATCGCCATCGTCCCGCGCCTTCTGCGCCTCGATCCTGATCTGCCGATCGGGCATGCGCGCGATCTGGACGTCCTGCCGAATACACTGCCGCCCGCCAAGCATCAGGGCTACGCCCTGCAGTGGGCAGGCCTCTCGCTCGCCGCGCTGGTCATCACCTTCCTGCTTTTCTTCCGGAGTCGCGCATGACACCGCAGCAACGCTCGCGGCTGGTCCTCGTTCTGATCGTGGTGCTGTTCGGAGCGCCCTTCACCACCGCCGTGGTGCTGCGTTTCGGCGGTTGGCAGCCGGGGCAGACCCGCAACTACGGCACCCTCGTGCAGCCCCCGCAGGACTGGTCGGCGATGCCGCTGAAGACCGTCGACGGCGCCGCCTACCCCTGGGACCCGGAAGCACGGCGCTGGCACCTGCTGCTGCTGCCGCCCGCGCCCTGCGACAGCCAGTGCCTTGAGCAGGCGGAAGTCATCCACAAGGTGTGGATCTCGGAAGGCCGGCGTGCGGACAAGCTCGATGTGCTGTGGCCCGGTCGCTGGCCCGAGGGGCTGGAGCGCTTCGGAGGCCTGCGCGAAATCGAGCTGCCGCCCGCCCTGCGCGGCCAGATCCCGGTCGACGCGGTGTCCGGAACCGGCATGGCCGCGGCGCTGATCGACCACAACGGTTTCCTTGTCGTGACCTACGCCGCGGGCTTCGAGGCCAACCGCATGCGTCGCGACCTTGATCGACTGGTGAAGTAAATGATCGACCCCCGCTTCAACAAGCTCGCCTGGATCACGCTAGCCCTGGCCATCTGCGTCATCGGCTTCGGTGCCTATGTGCGTCTCTCGCACGCGGGCCTTGGCTGCCCCGATTGGCCGGTGTGCTACG
This region includes:
- a CDS encoding cytochrome c oxidase assembly protein → MSTEAPARSETRKVLGRAVLACACTFLFAFSLVPLYRIACEKIFGITLERTPTGETVVASYEVDTSRTITVEFDAGVNSRLNWAFRSDQFQMQVHPGQMYEAMFHARNIDSRPIVGQAVPSVAPSRASIFFNKTECFCFTEQLLHPGEERPMPVRFVIDPALPREITTLTLSYTFFNNEHATARVAAAGMH
- a CDS encoding YbaY family lipoprotein; translated protein: MHRKLIPVAIAAVLLSGCGAPETPSAQQGAQASAAPAATATAAPVATPQFSTAISGELMVEGLTELPAGFELSLRLLDLSDPSQVPPVVAELSGPAPSILPHRFSLPYDASKIVETGRYGVLAALVVQGVPLYSSPAPAPVLTEGNGTSVSLSLVRGGAQADTQIAPTEKMKQDFGALERSIGALRRVTGERITDDVTVGWDAFLSDAGVRFAREQVDFGDAGTASLKYAFKDGRPWVVVREQRDRTTWLGWNEAGELMLNEGPDGPIDAAEAERLRAGAAEVAALAKP
- a CDS encoding twin transmembrane helix small protein produces the protein MEKLLIVAFLALILYNLGAGLYYMIADKGATHRTVNALTRRIGLSVGLIVLVLIGIATGVIQPHGIGG
- a CDS encoding SURF1 family protein → MSAPARPLRHYLLAAFGLGMVLVFAGLANWQWSRSIEKQALLDRVEAARSAPARALADALSDPAARDLPVRVEAKLALRTEPRLLLDNQQREGRVGLREYALARVPGEGERWLLVDLGWLVMAADRRLPQLEALPDSIEARGLLTGLPGQGIRLAQNPPPAESPSLINYLDAQELSSQLNIAIVPRLLRLDPDLPIGHARDLDVLPNTLPPAKHQGYALQWAGLSLAALVITFLLFFRSRA
- a CDS encoding cytochrome c oxidase subunit 3; this translates as MAHTHDDANVYYVPHSSPWPIVGAVGLFITMLGVASWIDGAAWGMWVFYAGLAITLFMLSGWFADQINESVGGKYNSQVDRSFRMGMLWFIFSEVMFFAAFFGALFYARIFSVPWLGGEGAGVATHEFLWSGFDAAWPTNGPADLNGSFQTIPAWGIPLLNTLLLLASGVTLTIAHHALKAGERGKILFWLGATVVLGAIFMYFQVYEYMHAYGDLNLKLSSGIYGSTFFMLTGFHGMHVTLGAIMLAVMWFRVAKGHFTKDNHFAFEAVAWYWHFVDVVWLILFMFVYVL
- the ctaD gene encoding cytochrome c oxidase subunit I, translated to MATSSAAHHDEHHDHKPTGFMDRWVLTTNHKDIGTLYLVFSLVMFLIGGAMALVIRAELFQPGLQLVHPEFFNQMTTMHALVMIFGAVMPAFVGLANWMVPLMIGAPDMALPRMNNLSFWIMPFAFTLLLIPLFLPGGGPAGGWTLYPPLSLQGGTNVAFTIFAIHLMGISSIMGAINIIATILNMRAPGMDLLKMPVFVWTWLITAFLLIAVMPVLAGAVTMLLTDKFFGTAFFNAAGGGDPVMYQHIFWFFGHPEVYIMILPAFGIVSEIIPTFARKPLFGYQAMVYATASIAFLSFIVWAHHMFTVGMPLGGQLFFMYATMLIAVPTGVKVFNWVSTMWKGSMTFETPMLFAIGFVIMFTIGGFSGLMLAIVPADFQYHDTYFVVAHFHYVLVTGAVYSIMAAAYYWLPKWTGHMYNETLGKWHFWLSTIFVNVLFFPQHFLGLAGMPRRIPDYNVAFADFNMISSIGGFGFGLSQLLFVYIVWSCARGGAKATAEVWEGARGLEWTVPSPAPHHTFTTPPVIDDSKLAHGNVAH
- a CDS encoding DUF2244 domain-containing protein: MIEFSSCSSDDEGLWERWVLKPNRSLGRRQARLFFAAVVSMSTLVSGYSWFQGNVFAPIFAVAEVSLLALVFWVVWRRAERAEVISINSDRVRVNRVPELVEALSEPPQWVRLEAEDGQLFLASRGRRVDVGRFLGEIEREQLAKDLEHGLNKARAEAVYRFTEDSR
- the coxB gene encoding cytochrome c oxidase subunit II; the encoded protein is MLMKRVHWSQLGTGLMALLFSAMAFANPERWQLNMTTGVTDTAGEVYKLHMITLWICVAIGIVVFGAMAIAMFKFRKSKGAKAAGWSHNTTAEIIWTVVPVLILVAVAWPATKTMFRMEDTTGSEMTVKITGYQWMWRYEIVNYKGQPGNVNFVSRIDRGSDSVRQLGSGKTPQTVTDAEGNNIYLLDVDKPLVLPTDTKIRFVITADDVIHSWWVPVFGWKQDAIPGVINENWTRINEPGIYRGQCAELCGKDHGFMPIVVKAVTPAEFESWLAAEQANGDAARVAQANASTAGAVAQN